ACCGTGTACGACCAGGTGATCCGCACCCAGCGGCCGGCCACACGGACCGAGGACGGCGGGAGCACGGTACGGGTCATCGCCCCGGTCACCAACCGGGGAGACGCCATCGGCCTGCTGGAACTCTCCCTCCCCTCGGCACCCGACGAGGCCGCGATGCGGGAGATCGGCGAGACCGCGCACGCCCTGGCCTACATCGTCATCGCCAACCGGTCGTACACCGATGTGTACCAGTGGGGCCGCCGCACCAAGCCGCTGAGCCTGGCCGCGGAGATCCAGCACCGGTTGCTGCCCTCGTCCCTGGCCTGTGAGGCCGCACAGTTCACGGTCGCAGGATCGCTGGAGCCCGCCGACCACGTCGGAGGCGACACCTTCGATTACGTGATCGACCGCGACACCGTGCAGCTGTCCGTCACCGACGCCATGGGCCACGACGTCGACGCCTCACTCCTGGCCACCCTCGCCGTCGGCGCGCTGCGCGGGGCCAGGCGGACCGGCGCCGACCTGGCGGAACAGGCCCTGCAGGCGCATCGGACGATGCTCGACCACGGCAGGCAGGGCTACGTCACCGGTCAGCTCCTGCGCATCAACCTGCTCGACGGCGGCAACGAGTTCGTCAACGCGGGCCATCCCTGGCCGCTGCGGTTGCGCGATGGGAGGGTGGAGCAGCTCGGTGTCGGCATCGACATGCCGTTCGGCTTCCCGTTCCCGCACACCTACCGGGTCCAGCGGTTGGATCTGCGGCCCGGCGACCGGCTGGTCATGCTCACCGACGGCATGCTGGAGCACAAGGCCAAGCATGTGGACCTGGCGGGTCTGATCGCGCGCACCGGCGACCTGCATCCGCGTGAGGCCACCCGCACGGTGATCGCGAAGATCGTCGCCGCCAACGGCGGTCACCTGCGGGACGACGCCACCATCATGTTCCTGGACTGGCACGGCGTCAGGCACTCCCGGCGGAGAGACGCCGGCACCGGTGCGCAGCTCGCCGACGCGTCGTCCTCTCCGGCACCGGCGTCCTGACGGGTCACGGGCGCTGATCGTGGGAGCCGAACACGAACCGGACGGCCCACGCGAGTGGATCAAGTGGTCCGCGGCCTCGAAGAGGATGCTCCACGAGCATCACTTCACCCACCGGCGAGAGGGCGGGACGGACCAGCGGGCCCACCGTCGCCTCGTGCACCGCGAACGCCGTCGCCGGCACCACGCAGGCGACGGTGAACGCCCTCCACCCCTGCTGACCTGCGAAGTCCTCGTGGCTTGCTTGAACCGGATGCGCCGAAAGGCGCACGACCGGTTCTGAGGGGCCGGAGATCAGCAACGGGCTCCGGCTCCCCGGCCACACCTCGCCCAGCTGCGCGACACCGCAAGGTGGCCAGAGCGGAGGCCAGCGCTTTGGTACGGCCGTGACCGCGATGACCGCACGGCCGGTGCCCTCCGCGCCGGCGGTCCGCCGCAAGACAGTGGGGCGTGTGGTGTCCGGCCAGGCGGACGGGGAGCGGACGATGCCGGCAGGCCGCTGCCCGCGGCCCACCCGATGGACCGGCGTCGGTGTGACTGCTTTCCCCGGGGCACGCACCACGCCGTCCGGTCGGCAGCCCCGCAAGCCTGCCCGGCCGCCCGGGGCTGCCGGGACCGGCCGGTGAGGGTGGGGCCCCCTCCCGGCCCGGCGGCCTCGGGACGTCTCAGCGCAGCGTGCGCCGGTGCCGGCCGGAGCGTCGAATGTGCAGGCCCAGGTGCACCAGGGCCGCGACGAACACCACGATCCCGATGATGAGCAGGTAGAACAGCCCCTTGGCGACGACGCCGATGATGCCCAGCACGATTGCCGCAATGACGAGGAGCAGGAAGAACGTCATGACGTGGGGCGCCTCTTCGATTCGACGGGGGCCGGTCAGCGGCGGGCGAGCTGCCGCTCACCGTTCGCGCCGGGCTGATAGGGCAGGCCGTAGTGCGCGAACACCGCCGCCTCGTCCTCGACGGGCAGCACATCGTCGGTGCCGATCGCGGGGCACTTCTTCACCAACGACCGGTCGTAGTCGACCTTGACGTAGCCCGGCCCCGCGACCGCGCCGTTCAGCGGGACGAAGACCAGGTGGCGACGGGTGGGCAGCCCGACCTGCACGGTGGCCATGGCGGGCTCGTCGGTGCTGGTGTCCACGTAGACGGCCTCCAGCGTGCCGATTCTGTGGCCACCCGCGTCGACGACGTCATGGGTGCGCCACTCACGGATGTCCGCGCTCTGGATCATTCCCGGTTTTCCCTTCGCACGGCGGTGTGCCCGAAGAGGGCACCTTTCAGCGTGCCCGGACCAGCTCTGGCGACACCTCCAGCGGCAGGCCGGCGCGGACCGGTGCCCTGGACCGGAACGACCGGGACGGCCGAAACCCGATGGTCGGGAAGCCCGGTCCCGAGGAGTGCCCCGACTCGCGCACGTGCACGCGTCGGCCGGGGAACCCCGTCGAAGCGGCCGATCCGACGGCTGGTTCGGAGCGGCGCGCACAGCGGATGGGCCCGGCACGGACGCGGATCAAGCGCTGGGCGGAGGTGGGGCCGATCTCGGCCACACCTGGCCCCTACACCGCCTTGTGTACTCTGAAATCAGGATGCTCCGGCCCATGGCCGCTCTTCCCGGACCTTCCGGAGAAGTACCGGTGTCCGCGCCAAGATCGTGACATGCGCTGAATCCAAGTGCTGCGCCAGCACCGCACGGAACCGATCCGTTGGACACGTCGCCACGGTGGCGTGACAGATGCAATCCCCCTACCGTCCCGACCCGATTCGGTGTACGACGCGCCGTTGTGACGTCGTCCGCCCGCGGGCTGGTGCCGGGAAACGAGACATCATGCCGACCACTCGTCGTCCTTCGACGACGGTCCGTCCTCCGCTCCATTCGCGAACGACGGGACCGACGATGACCACGGACACGACGCAACGCGCCAGCGACACCGTCGCACCGACCCGGGAACGCCGCGCCGGCAGTGACTTCTCGCGGCTGTCCACGCAGATCAAGGACGCCGGACTGATGCGGCGCCGTCCCTTCTACTACGGCGTGCGCATGGCGCTGGTGACCGCGGCCTACACGGTGGGCTGGCTGGCCTTCGTGACGATCGGCGACAGTTGGTGGACGCTGCTGGCCGCCGTGTTCCTCGCTGCGGTCTTCGGGCAGGTCGCGCTCGTCGCGCACGACGTCGGTCACCGTCAGGTGTTCCGGCGCGGCCGCTCGAGCGCGCTGATCGGGCGGCTCGCCGCCAACATGGGGATCGGCATGGGGTACGGCTGGTGGCAGGACAAGCACTCCCGCCACCACGCGAACCCCAACCACGAAGAGCTCGACCCCGACGTGGCCCCCGACATCCTGGTCTGGAGTCAGGCCCAGGCCCGCAGGGCCACCGGTCTGCCCCGTCTGCTGGGCAGGGTGCAGGCGTACCTGTTCTTCCCGCTGCTGACGCTGGAGGGCTTCAACCTGCACGTCGCGGGGGTGCGGGCGCTGGCGGACCGTTCCCTCAAGCAGCGCCGGATCGAAGGGACGCTTCTCGTCGCCCACTTCGTCCTGTACCTCGGCGCGCTGTTCCTCGTGGTGTCTCCGGGGAAGGCCGTGGTGTTCCTCCTCGTGCACCAGTGTCTGTTCGGGGTCTACCTGGGAGCCATCTTCGCCCCGAACCACAAGGGCATGCCGACCCTCACCGGCGGCGACCGGCCCGACTTCCTGCGTCGCCAGGTCCTCACTTCCCGCAACGTGCGCGGAAACTGGTTCACGGACGTGGTGCTGGGCGGACTGAACTACCAGATCGAGCACCATTTGTTCCCGAGCATGCCCTCGCCGAATCTGCGCAGGGCACAGCTCCTCGTGCACCGTTACTGCGACGAACTGGGCGTTGCCTACCTCCAGACCTCACTCATCGCCTCCTACGGACAGGCGCTCAGAAGCCTGCACCGGGCAAGCAGCCCCCTGCGGCAGCAGTCACGGCTCGTCTGACGCCGGCATCCCACCCGATCCGGTCCAGCCGCCGACGGACACGGCCGGGACCGGCGTGTCCGGCCTCCTCGGTCGGCGTCCAGCCGTTCTTCCACTCCAGCGGAGCGATCATTCCCCGCATGCAGGCCAGTGCCGACCGATGCGGCTCCTCCCGGTTGAACCGGTGCGCGAACCGCTCGGGGAGCGCGTCCAGCTCCCCGGTCCGCAACCTGACATCAGCAGGTCCCCGCCCATGACCACGCCAACGGCCGAACCGGCCGACAGTCACGGCAGACACCGTTGCAGAACCGGGAACGACGCCGGGATGACGTGGGCCGCCCGCGGTCGCACCCTGGAAGCAGTGGCACATCGGCGAGGTCCGGAGGTGGTCCCGATGACGCACACCGCTGTGGGATGGCACGTCGAGCTGGAGTTCGAGGAGGACGGTCAGCACACGCGGGCCGCCGCCCTGGTCCGCCTGGCCGACGGAACCGAGGTGCGGGCGCGCGGCCAGGCCAGCCGGCACCGCGTCGACGCCGACCAGCCCCGGGTCGGCGAGGAGATCGCCGGTGCCCGCGCCCTCAACGAACTGGCCATGCGGCTGCTGACCAAGGCGCACGACGAGATCGACGCGGACTCCGGGCGGACCTCGCACCCGATCAACGTGTGAGGCCGCCGGCCCGCCGGCCGAGCGCCGTGCGCAGGGCCCGGACCAGCGCCTGGGCCCTGGGGTCCGCCGTCACGCTCTTCCGGAAGCCGTTGGTGACGTAGCCGAACGCGATGCCCGCCTCCGGGTCGG
This is a stretch of genomic DNA from Streptomyces sp. TG1A-8. It encodes these proteins:
- a CDS encoding PP2C family protein-serine/threonine phosphatase, coding for MESLDVVARVLSQSLNARSVSFLLMDFTGASVVRLGAAGDVDTGEPPRRMDVPGTVYDQVIRTQRPATRTEDGGSTVRVIAPVTNRGDAIGLLELSLPSAPDEAAMREIGETAHALAYIVIANRSYTDVYQWGRRTKPLSLAAEIQHRLLPSSLACEAAQFTVAGSLEPADHVGGDTFDYVIDRDTVQLSVTDAMGHDVDASLLATLAVGALRGARRTGADLAEQALQAHRTMLDHGRQGYVTGQLLRINLLDGGNEFVNAGHPWPLRLRDGRVEQLGVGIDMPFGFPFPHTYRVQRLDLRPGDRLVMLTDGMLEHKAKHVDLAGLIARTGDLHPREATRTVIAKIVAANGGHLRDDATIMFLDWHGVRHSRRRDAGTGAQLADASSSPAPAS
- a CDS encoding PRC-barrel domain-containing protein encodes the protein MIQSADIREWRTHDVVDAGGHRIGTLEAVYVDTSTDEPAMATVQVGLPTRRHLVFVPLNGAVAGPGYVKVDYDRSLVKKCPAIGTDDVLPVEDEAAVFAHYGLPYQPGANGERQLARR
- a CDS encoding acyl-CoA desaturase gives rise to the protein MTTDTTQRASDTVAPTRERRAGSDFSRLSTQIKDAGLMRRRPFYYGVRMALVTAAYTVGWLAFVTIGDSWWTLLAAVFLAAVFGQVALVAHDVGHRQVFRRGRSSALIGRLAANMGIGMGYGWWQDKHSRHHANPNHEELDPDVAPDILVWSQAQARRATGLPRLLGRVQAYLFFPLLTLEGFNLHVAGVRALADRSLKQRRIEGTLLVAHFVLYLGALFLVVSPGKAVVFLLVHQCLFGVYLGAIFAPNHKGMPTLTGGDRPDFLRRQVLTSRNVRGNWFTDVVLGGLNYQIEHHLFPSMPSPNLRRAQLLVHRYCDELGVAYLQTSLIASYGQALRSLHRASSPLRQQSRLV
- a CDS encoding DUF1876 domain-containing protein, with protein sequence MTHTAVGWHVELEFEEDGQHTRAAALVRLADGTEVRARGQASRHRVDADQPRVGEEIAGARALNELAMRLLTKAHDEIDADSGRTSHPINV